Proteins co-encoded in one Brassica rapa cultivar Chiifu-401-42 chromosome A02, CAAS_Brap_v3.01, whole genome shotgun sequence genomic window:
- the LOC103853609 gene encoding probable zinc transporter 8: protein MTTTTQHMNLIVVVLLIISFAIAPAISTVPKECETDSTNSCIDKTKALPLKIIAIVAILVTSMIGVTAPLFSRYVPFLSPDGKIFMVIKCFASGIILGTSFMHVLPDSFEMLSSPCLEDDPWHKFPFAGFVAMLSCLVTLAIDSIATSIYTRKDVCDGSEDTTNPLIIHIDHLQITTRETSSTCSKQLLRYRVIAMVLELGIIVHSVVIGLSLGATNDICTIKGLIAALCFHQMFEGMGLGGCILQAEYTNVKKLVMAFFFAVTTPFGIALGIALSSVYKDNSPTALITVGLLNACSAGLLIYMALVDLLAAEFMGSMLQGSVKLQLICFGAALLGCGGMSVLAKWA from the exons aTGACTACAACCACACAACACATGAATCTAATCGTCGTCGTCCTTCTCATAATCTCATTTGCTATAGCTCCGGCAATCTCAACGGTTCCGAAAGAATGCGAAACCGATTCAACAAACTCATGCATCGACAAAACCAAAGCATTACCCCTCAAAATCATAGCTATCGTTGCTATCCTCGTGACAAGCATGATAGGTGTCACGGCTCCTCTCTTCAGCCGATATGTACCGTTCCTAAGTCCAGACGGAAAAATCTTCATGGTCATCAAGTGTTTTGCATCTGGGATCATATTAGGAACCAGTTTCATGCATGTTTTGCCTGATTCTTTTGAGATGTTGTCCTCACCATGTCTTGAAGACGATCCGTGGCACAAGTTTCCATTTGCGGGCTTCGTCGCTATGTTGTCCTGTCTAGTTACTCTCGCTATTGATTCCATTGCTACGAGTATCTATACAAGAAAAGATGTATGTGACGGCAGTGAAGACACGACTAATCCGCTAATAATTCATATCGATCACTTGCAAATAACAACTAGAGAAACTAGCTCTACATGCTCAAAACAACTATTGCGGTACCGAGTTATCGCCATG gTATTGGAGCTTGGGATTATAGTCCACTCGGTGGTTATTGGACTATCGCTAGGTGCAACAAATGACATATGCACAATTAAAGGTCTTATTGCAGCTCTTTGCTTCCATCAAATGTTCGAAGGGATGGGTCTCGGCGGTTGCATTCTCCag GCAGAATATACAAATGTGAAGAAATTAGTGATGGCTTTCTTCTTTGCGGTTACAACACCATTTGGGATCGCTCTTGGTATAGCCTTGTCGAGCGTTTACAAGGACAATAGTCCAACCGCATTAATCACGGTCGGGCTACTCAATGCATGCTCTGCGGGACTGCTTATTTACATGGCGCTCGTAGACCTTCTAGCTGCAGAGTTTATGGGATCAATGCTCCAAGGAAGCGTCAAACTTCAGCTTATTTGTTTTGGCGCGGCTTTGCTCGGTTGCGGTGGAATGTCCGTCCTCGCCAAGTGGGCTTAA